A genomic region of Zalophus californianus isolate mZalCal1 chromosome 11, mZalCal1.pri.v2, whole genome shotgun sequence contains the following coding sequences:
- the LOC113914834 gene encoding olfactory receptor 5AP2, producing MMRYMNEIQGRNQTEVTEFILLGLSDNSDLQIVLFGLFLLIYMATMVGNLGMIVLIKIDCCLHTPMYYFLSSLSFVDASYSSVTPKMLVNLVAENKAISFNGCAAQFYFFGSFLGTECFLLAMMAYDRYAAIWNPLLYSVLMSGKICFLLVATSFLAGFGNAAIHTAMTFRLSFCGSNRINHFYCDTPPLLKLSCSDTLIGGIVIMAFSSFNVISCVMIVLIPYLCILIAILRMPSLEGSHKAFSTCASHLMAVTVFFGTILFMYLRPTSSYSMEQDKIVSFIQ from the coding sequence ATGATGAGATACATGAACGAGATTCAAGGTAGAAATCAAACAGAAGTGACAGAATTTATCCTCTTAGGACTCTCAGACAATTCAGATCTACAAATTGTCCTCTTTGGATTGTTTCTGTTAATCTATATGGCAACCATGGTGGGTAATTTGGGGATGATTGTGTTAATTAAGATTGATTGCTgtctccacacccccatgtactaCTTTCTCAGCAGCCTCTCTTTTGTTGATGCCTCTTACTCTTCCGTCACTCCTAAGATGCTGGTGAACCTTGTGGCTGAGAATAAAGCTATTTCTTTTAATGGATGTGCTGCCCAGTTCTACTTCTTTGGCTCCTTCTTGGGGACTGAATGCTTTCTGTTGGCCATGATGGCATATGATCGCTATGCAGCCATTTGGAATCCTCTGCTATATTCAGTTCTCATGTCTGGGAAAATTTGCTTCTTGTTAGTAGCTACCTCTTTCCTAGCAGGCTTTGGGAATGCAGCCATACACACAGCAATGACTTTCAGATTGTCCTTTTGTGGCTCTAATAGGATCAACCATTTCTACTGTgacaccccacccctgctcaaaCTCTCTTGCTCTGACACTCTCATCGGTGGCATTGTGATCATGGCTTTCTCCAGTTTTAATGTCATCAGTTGTGTTATGATTGTTCTCATTCCCTACCTGTGTATCCTCATTGCCATCTTGAGGATGCCTTCTTTAGAAGGCAGTCACAAAGCCTTCTCCACCTGTGCCTCCCACCTCATGGCTGTCACTGTATTCTTTGGGACAATTCTCTTCATGTATTTGCGCCCTACATCTAGCTATTCAATGGAACAGGACAAGATTGTCTCTTTTATACAGTAG
- the LOC113913553 gene encoding olfactory receptor 1019, giving the protein MDKENHSVVPEFIFMGITQDPQLQILFFVVFLLVFLVNVVGNIGMIILIITDTQLHTPMYFFLCNLSFVDLGYSSAIGPRMLADFLTEHKVISFSSCATQFAFFVGFVDAECYVLAAMAYDRFVAICQPLHYSTLMSKQVCLALMLGSYLAGLVSLVAHTSLTFSLSYCGSNIINHFFCEIPPLLALSCSDTYISEIVLFSLCGFIEFSTILIIFISYAFILIRIIRMHSAEGRLKAFSTCGSHLTGVTLFYGTVMFMYLRPTTSYSLDQDKWASVFYTVIIPMLNPLIYSLRNKDVKAAFKRLIGKKMPRVTKHENFLIPQVSDGGQRAVAGDGKCR; this is encoded by the coding sequence atggataaagaaaaccaCTCAGTGGTGCCGGAGTTCATCTTTATGGGCATCACTCAAGACCCTCAGCTGCAGATCCTCTTCTTTGTGGTCTTCCTCTTGGTCTTCCTGGTCAATGTAGTAGGGAATATTGGTATGATTATCCTGATCATAACAGACACTCAGCTTCACACACCCATGTACTTTTTCCTCTGCAACCTCTCTTTTGTTGACCTGGGCTACTCCTCAGCCATTGGCCCCAGGATGTTGGCTGACTTCTTAACAGAGCACAAAGTCATCTCCTTCTCTAGCTGTGCCACCCAGTTTGCTTTCTTTGTAGGTTTTGTGGATGCTGAGTGCTATGTCCTGGCTGCCATGGCCTATGACCGTTTCGTGGCCATCTGCCAACCCCTCCACTATAGCACTCTTATGTCCAAGCAAGTCTGCTTGGCTCTCATGCTGGGCTCTTACCTGGCCGGCCTGGTGAGTTTAGTGGCCCACACGTCCCTCACCTTCAGTTTGAGTTACTGTGGTTCCAATATTATCAACCACTTCTTCTGTGAAATCCCACCTCTCTTGGCCCTCTCTTGCTCAGACACCTACATCAGCGAGATCGTGCTGTTTAGTCTGTGTGGCTTCATTGAATTCAGCACCATCCTCATCATCTTCATCTCCTATGCTTTCATCCTCATCAGAATCATCAGAATGCACTCTGCTGAAGGCCGCCTTAAGGCTTTCTCCACCTGTGGGTCTCACCTTACTGGTGTCACCCTTTTTTATGGCACAGTCATGTTTATGTACCTGAGACCAACAACCAGCTACTCCCTGGACCAAGACAAGTGGGCCTCTGTGTTCTACACTGTTATCATTCCCATGCTGAATCCCTTGATCTACAGTTTACGGAACAAGGATGTGAAAGCTGCCTTCAAAAgactaattggaaaaaaaatgccaagagtaacaaaacatgaaaatttctTAATACCACAGGTAAGTGATGGTGGTCAAAGGGCAGTGGCAGGAGATGGGAAATGTAGATAA